The following are encoded in a window of Nocardioides houyundeii genomic DNA:
- the rimM gene encoding ribosome maturation factor RimM (Essential for efficient processing of 16S rRNA): MSFEEAGDRNAAEAVRGTVLHAELPVDAVPEDPEEFYDHQLAGLSAYDLDGRLLGTVKGLVHGAAQDLVTVLTPDGREALVPFVKELVPEVDVPGGRLVVADRPGLVSPFPDEA, from the coding sequence GTGAGCTTCGAGGAGGCGGGTGACCGCAACGCCGCCGAGGCCGTGCGCGGCACCGTGCTGCACGCCGAGCTCCCGGTCGACGCCGTCCCCGAGGACCCCGAGGAGTTCTACGACCACCAGCTCGCGGGCCTCTCGGCGTACGACCTGGACGGGCGTCTGCTCGGCACGGTCAAGGGGCTGGTCCACGGGGCGGCGCAGGACCTGGTCACCGTGCTGACCCCTGACGGACGCGAGGCCCTGGTGCCGTTCGTGAAGGAGCTGGTGCCGGAGGTCGACGTCCCGGGCGGCCGGCTGGTGGTCGCGGACCGGCCCGGTCTGGTCAGCCCCTTCCCCGACGAGGCCTGA